DNA from Triticum aestivum cultivar Chinese Spring chromosome 7D, IWGSC CS RefSeq v2.1, whole genome shotgun sequence:
TGGTTCTCCTGCTTAACATTTCCCATGAGCCCTGCCCCTCCACCCCCACCTCCACCACCGCCCCCGAAAGAGCGGCGGTCCTGCTCCTGGGAGTGGGACAGCGAGGCGATGGTTACCTGCCCGAGCTCCTGCGACGGCTCAAAGTGGGAATACGAGAAGCCGCCCTGCATGAGGCCGGAATCTCTAGGTTTCGACAGTTGGTATGGGGTCAGGCTGGATCCCATTGAGTGCCACGAGCTGTCCGTTGGGGAATCGATGGTGAATCCCCTGTTGTTGTTTCCTGATGCTCCAGAGAAGAAGCTCAGTTCACCCACATCAGATTTAGCTCCAAGGGAGTATCTGCATCATCATGAAATACATTAAAACTGTTAGTTTCTACAAGAAAAGGAAAAGGTGAACCAACCAAAAATCTAGACAGGTCCAGCTCTAGCATTAGGATTAGGATCCTTGTGGCATGAAATGAGATAAAATAAACATGTGCTGGTGATAAGATCACAAGACAGTTCCAAGTCCGTAGTGGTTTATAGGCTGGACCACACTTGAATGTAGAGAATCTAGTCGGTAGCATAGACAAGGTACTGATACCAAGCTGGTATACAGAGTGTTTTATTTAATTTGAAAAGGAGAGCCATTGAAAAATATAAGATGCATAAGCAAAATGCTCGCAAACTCTGAAACAAGGGCAAATCATTCAAAAAAGCTTCCCCATACAGCATATACAAAGGCAGAAGAACATAGCTTGCCTACAGGGAAAAACTATATTTGAAAGTGGACATTCAGTTGAACTATGAGATGGTGTGCAAAAGACCACAAAGCAAATTACTCAAAAAGGAAGGAGCTAGACTTTAGAGATTATGTACCAAAAAAGCATAGTACATGGTACAGGCAGCAGGCTGCTTCAGATTTAATAATTAATTACATCATAAAAGCACCAGTTAGGGTACAAGAGGCCAGGGAAAGTTGCTCTTACAATAATAACACTAGAAAAAACAACAATATAGCACGGGCTACAAGTACAAGCATCACACAGATAATATGATTGCAGCCTCAAGAATAAGCCATAAAGTGACTACAAAAAGTCTCAGCTGTGGTAATGCTGATACTGCAGTAGCAGCGGAGAAAGAAATAAGGAAGATCATGGCACTATTAATTATGAGACTTAGCTCTTAACGTGCAACAAAAACAAGCATGGCAATCAATATCATGACCAGCAGTAACACAATTAAAATAAGCATCACTGAATCATGAGCAGGTCTAGTGCAGCAAACACAGGATCAACTAAACAATGCTGGCAAGCCTATTTCAAATAAGCATCCAACGTCAACAATGGGAGTCGAAATGGGAGCATAAACATACTTGCCGCCGTATGACGAGGCGTCGACGTGCATCTGCGACGAGCCAGCCCCGCCGAGGGACAGGCCATGGGTTTTAGCCCCCGCCGGGAGGGAGGGGAGAGGCTCGGCGTCGCGGGCCGCGGACGTGACGGCGGACAACTGGGGCTGCTGCGACTGGTGCGCAGGGGAAGCAGACTTGGATTCCACAGGCTTTCTTGAACGGTTGCGGCCACGGTGCATGTGGCGCTCGCAGTACTTGGAGTCGGGGTGCGCCTCCTTGGAGCACCGCCACTTCTTGCCGTCGGTGCGTCGGCACCGCCACGGCTCCGGGTCGAGCTTCTTGCCATAGTAGGCGTAGTAACTCACTGCAACAACAGCACCAATCCACCCATGAATCAGCACATTCAATCCACACAACCATCACCATTCATTCATCCATTGATTCTAATCAAGAGGTATAGATCAGAACCAAACCACATTAACATCTCACCAACCATACAGAGATGCTTTCCCTTGGCCACAGGTGTGAGCAAAGAATCAAACAGCTAGCTTGCTTGACCAAATATATAGATATATAAGCAAAGATCCATGCAAGTTGCAGCCACAGACATGTTTATCCATGAATAAAAGTACCAGGGCTCAATCAAATCGATCCCAATATTAAGCATCAAAGCACCACCATTTCCGTCTCCCAAGAAAGAGAAGCGCTTTTTTAAATGCCCAACAGGGAgcatccaatccaatccaatccattTCCGCGAGATTCTCGACGAATAAGTAAAGCGAAAGCGAAAGCGGGGCTTACtggaggggtggtggtggtggtagaagGGCGAGGCGGCGGGGTTGGCGAAGGAGAAGGTGGTtccggcggcgccggcggggtgGGGGCGGATGGGGAGCAGGAGATCGGGCGGCACGGGCACGCCCGCCATGAGGTACTTGTAAATCAGCGCCTGCTGCTCCAGCTCGGCCCACTGCGCCGGCGTGAACACCGGCTCCGCCCCCCGCTGCATCTGCATCtgcatctgctgctgctgctgctggccgtacCCGCCCAGCCCCATccccatcgccgccgacgagctcagCATCTCAAGCAGCTTAAAGCCCCCGCCTTGAAACAAGATAATAACAACAGGTCCGGCTCCTCCTCTCGGCGCAAGGCGGGCGAGAACGCGCGGCGGTCAGGTGGGGGTTGGGGGGTTCTTGGTGGCGGCCATcaatggaggagggaggagtcgGTGGGAGGGGAAGCAAGGCAGAGCGGAGCAGAGGGGGGAGGGTAGGGGGGGATCTATTTGGTGGCTCCGACTCCCTCATCGCCTGCCTGTCTGTCTTTACTTGTACTGCCTGCACCCCCCCAGGGGCAAAACTGCCATTTTTTACTTTTGTATGTttcaccttttcttttcttctttttttcttcttcccctGCCATCCATCCTGCATCATGAAATCCAGCCACCACACCTCCCCTGCTCCTCTGGCTGATATGTGTATGTCACcctatttgtttcttttttctcaaggTTAGGTGACATGTCACCCTTGCTTGTCATTGTGAAGAGATATTATGTGTGCCTTTTGGGGTAAGAGCATGTGAGGTGCTTCTGACGGTGAGATATTATTTTTCGGCAATCGGTCTAACTCCTCTCCTACTATCTATATATCGGGCCCCTACAGGTTGAGCTCCTGAAAGATGAGCTCGGCAATCGGTCATGTTCATTCACATTGCCCGATCTCGCAAACACTCCGCCGTTCCGTTGCTTCCATATGCTGCAACAGATTATTAGCATGACGATGGAGTCGAAACCCTTGCGTTTCTCCTTCGTAATCTGTTCACGCGAAATGGACCACCTTTTTTTTTATTTGGATACTAATGGTGGCCAAAAATACGGTTGAGATTTACTTGGATTGATTTTATCTTTTATGAACTCGCTAAGGCTGAGACACtgattttgggacggagggagtatatgctagtATAAAAGAAGATCACAAACAGTAAGTTCAACATATAGTGTGCAAGATGTCCTGAGA
Protein-coding regions in this window:
- the LOC123166486 gene encoding growth-regulating factor 5, which encodes MLSSSAAMGMGLGGYGQQQQQQMQMQMQRGAEPVFTPAQWAELEQQALIYKYLMAGVPVPPDLLLPIRPHPAGAAGTTFSFANPAASPFYHHHHPSMSYYAYYGKKLDPEPWRCRRTDGKKWRCSKEAHPDSKYCERHMHRGRNRSRKPVESKSASPAHQSQQPQLSAVTSAARDAEPLPSLPAGAKTHGLSLGGAGSSQMHVDASSYGGKYSLGAKSDVGELSFFSGASGNNNRGFTIDSPTDSSWHSMGSSLTPYQLSKPRDSGLMQGGFSYSHFEPSQELGQVTIASLSHSQEQDRRSFGGGGGGGGGGAGLMGNVKQENQPLRPFFDEWPGRRDSWSEMDDERSNGTSFSTTQLSISIPMPRCD